The Spinacia oleracea cultivar Varoflay chromosome 2, BTI_SOV_V1, whole genome shotgun sequence DNA segment CATGTATATTGACTGAGAACTCCTTAGTTATTAGCCTACCAAGCACGAGCAACCAACATATGGCGTTTTTTTTATGGGAATCTTTAATCAATCCCAAACCCTATTCTTCTGTCGTATAGAACGAAGAAAACCACTTAACCATTTATAGCTAGAGCTAATGGTGTACTATTGTACTTACCACTAGAAAAAGTGGCCCAAGTATTGTTTCTGCTTTTCACTTGTTAATATGGTCACCCAGGCTATAAATGGTCCTGGCTTTCATAAATTGAACAATTGTAATGATCAGAATCTAGCCATGTACCTAAGTTGTTTTATCAACTGCCTTTATACAACAGCTAATACAAAGAGCTTAGTGAACCAGATTGCCAAATAAGTCCGTTAATCACTTGTGAGGTTTATGTTTTTTTGGCTTTTCGTCATCTAGAAGTCATAAACTGAAGTGCTTGATGTTCGCAGAATTGTTCCAGGttgttgtagacttgtagttGCAATCTAATGATCTCATATCAATTGCCACACTGTGATAAAATGGATTTTCAGCATATAGGACTAGACAAAAAACTTGTGACATCTCGTCGCTCCACGTGTCTATGCCTGAACACTGTATACTTTTCTTAACACTTgtgatatatatttttatattcttTTCCAGTTTACCCTCTGATTCATCTTGCagtttaaaatttaaatcatcTAGAAACTGCCTCCATGATCATGTTAAAGCCTAATTGCTTTTCTTATTGAATCCACGCTTTTCAGTTAGTTAATTTTCTGTTTGCATCAATCTGAACCACTTTTTGCAGTCTCTTCTATACTCGTTGAAATATTGGATGTTTTGTTTTATTTACACGTTATAGGTATCAACCAAAACCTTTACCACCTTTTTTGTTCATTTGGGACTGTCAAACCAAATCGCAACCCTTTTTGCTCAATTATATGGAGAATGTATATCTGATTGTCTCATGTTATTCGTAGGCATATGCCTTTATTTATATTACAAACTAAATATCCTGCACTTCGTAGGTTTCCTAAGTCTTATAAACTTCTATCTTATATCATATTACATAACTCTATCTCATATGATATTCTATCCTCCAGGATTACTACAATATACACTCTCATAATGACAAAAGTTCTATATTCCTCATTGCTCCCTCTAGATTGTACATTCATTTACTCCAATTACTACGGATTGTGGGTATCCAACACTAATTTGTGGATTGTGAGCCTCGTTAAGGAACTTAAGATCAtttttttgaacttattttgggGAGAGTATGATAATCTGTACAAGTTGACGCAGGAGTAATGTTTTTAAAAGGCCATTTTCTTTCGTGAATGGTTGGATGTCAATGTCCAGGATTCTTCTTGAAAGCCATAATTTTCTGCGCAAATTTCTGATACTGTATCGAAAACTACGGACCTATTTAGCTCTCTGTGCATAAGTTGTAACGCCCTTGGATCATGTAGTTTTCCTCACTTAGATTGTGTTTTGTATAGTAAAAGTTTCATAACAGCTTTTTAAACTATTTAAGTCCTGTAATGCTTGAAGTTCCCTTCTTTTAATGTTCGTCCTTCAGGGGAGTGTATGAAATGAAAGGGAATTTGTTGACTTATTCTCTTAAGTTGGTGTTTGATCTGTTTGCAGCATGACTTACATTGAACGTTATCTCAGGCTCATCAAATCACATATACGaaacaaatcctaataggatttaTGATGTTGCCCTGCTTTGGTAAACTAGGGCTTCTGGTAATGACGTACTGCGGAAGATTGTGGAAATGCTGTGCATTATGTTAAAACCTGTCTTGTCCATGGTAAGTTTAGCTGTATCTAACAGTACTTGATCATTCTTCACCAATTTATTTATCCGTCTTTTTTGTAGTGAGTTCGTTGACGTGTTCTGGTTGCTGTCAGTTAAGGACTCTCATGTTGGGCCACAGTTGGGCACATATTTTATTGGATACTGAGGAGTGATGGGAAATGGAAGGGCCAGGAAAAGCTGTGATCCCGCATTGCTGTTCTACTTGAGGTTAGTTAAGGTTTTCAATTGTTTTCTAATAAATGCTTTATGTAGTACTAACTTTCATTCAAATAGCGTATTTCATGTTACCTCTTCTGACTTTTCCTTCCTTAGAACATGCCAAtccgtgttttttttttggggaaaaTATATGTTTTTTAATGTTCAGCTAGAATACTTTGCAAAATACACATGctcaagggggggggggggggacatgTTCATATTAGAGCTTATCAAATATGTTCAACTACAATTGAAAGTTGTTGGCTTATGTGAGAAAGGAACTTTTTAATTTTGGTTTGGCAATTATATGCGAGGGAGGGAAATTAAAGTTAATCCTTGAAACTCCCAAATTGAGTAGCTATATTTGATCATGTTTATTATCCAAAATAGTCTGTACAAGATAAATAGCAAAACAACTAAGACACATGAGCAGGATAAAATAGAATCCAAACTAGACAACCCTTCTAGGAAGGTCTCTCGTCTCCCCTAGTAAGGATTCTTATAAGTTCCAAGCTCAAAGTCACTGAAGTATGCCACTGATCTGATTTACTTTCTACAAGGAGAAACATCTAAGAACAAATTGCACCTACCTAACAATGCTCAAAAGAGTCTGTACTTTACTTTGGAATGTCCTTTGCTTCCTTTCTCCccgaaaaaattatttttagtcAACAAACACATTCTATAAACCTGATGTGTAATCTACACGTGTTGATTCCAAGATGGCTCAAGATAGTTCCAAACATACACTGAAAAAACAAATGACCTCTGTTATCATATCTACAGAACACAATTACAACATGGATTACAACATTCACAAGCAACACCAAACTTGGTGATCAAGTAACAAGTCTACGTAATGGCAACACCGTGAGCCAACCAATATACACTTGGGGGAGCAGGAGAATTGGAAATGAGTTTCCTCCAAGTAACTTTAACTGGATTACCCCTAAGAGCATGAAAAGCCTTCCTGATTGAGAAGTGAGAACTATCAATTAGTTGCCTGTCATACCTAAGTAATCAGTAGCTCCCACACTCTTCTTAATCACCAAAGATGCCCAGTGCAGTTTCTGTTCACATAATATAGGCGGACGGCGGACCCGTTTGATCCGCATCTTGACTTTCTTATGAACCAAACACCATAAAAGCTTGCAAATGGCAACCTCGTTCCAAGATAGCACATCAGTCATATTCAAACAACAATCACCTGAAGCTTTGAGAAGATTCCAAGCCACAAGTGCCTTTTCTGAAGCACATGTGTGACCGGAGAAAGGTTCTACACGCAACTTGAAAAAGCTTTAAAACCCTTTGATGAATAACATATGCCTGCACTAATAAGTTTGAATGCTAAAAAGTTAACCCTTTCCGCATAGAAAAGAAACCTACCTGTTTAACTCTCAATTTTTGCACTGACCTTCCTTATTAAAGGCTCAAACTACACCAAAATAAGAGAGAGGTCACCCTAAATTGTTGAAAGGAAGAACACGAAGAGAGAATTGGAATTCAATCAAAATAGTCTCCTACCAAGTGATAATTGGAATCCACAAATAGTAGATCATGATGACCTATATTACAATAAAATAATGTAATACAAAATTATATGTTCAAGTGTACGTGTCACTAGTCCTAACATACTTCTTCCATAGCCAATGTCTACTCCAGACTAAGCTAACTATTTCAGAACCTTTTACATTAGTCGTCTCTGGTACGAGAAAGACTATGAATAAAATGATAACGACATCCcaaggaagaaaaaaaagaaaactgaTCTGTTTAACTTGCACACCAATAATACTGAGATGGCTGCTGTGATTGCATTTTGTAGCGGTCCCAATGTTATTGATATTGTACTTCCTATTTGCTTTGTCTCTGGTGGAAATGACACCTCCAACCAACCATTTGGTGGAGTTAGGAAGGCATCCATCGCCACGTATAAGCCCCCAACAACTAGCATAGGCTGTGGAAAGTCTAAGTATCTTAACATATGAGAATGCTTGTAAAATTCAATGCACATGACTACCTGCAAAAAGTTAAAAGTTATGTATTGATGATATTAGTTCTTAGCAAGTAAGAAAACATTTCATTctagaaaattaaaacaaagaTTTTTGGTGCAATGAGTTATCTTGGGAAATTCTTAATAGAAGGGTTTATATAGTGAGATGATGCAAGTCATTGCCCATGTTGAAAGCTACCTCATAATGGTATACTGAAGAACTACCTAAAACTAAAGAAAAATAGTGCCTTCAGATTCCACCCTCCACAGCTTTTAGGTAAACAAAGTTGTTCCCAAGAAATGGGAGCCTTCCTAGATCCAGACATAATTGGGAGAAGCTCATCCGAAACTAGAGCTAGAAACGCCTTATTTCGTTTTTGTAAATGTCTGATATTTTTTGATCCGCTTTGTTGGGTTGGTTCACGCGCGCGCAAATGAGCACCAGGCCTCTATTGAAATCTCAGGAAATCCTTAAAAAGAGGGTAGCCAAGTGCGGAGCGGATAACTGCTGAAAGCATCACACAGAAGACTCCTTACCTTAGGAGCAGGATGAGTGATACATTCGGCGAGCGCCGGTGAAGAACGCTTCGGCCGGAGAGGTTTATTGCACAAAAAGGCCGGGACGCCACTCTCCCCTGATTCTGACCTGCAATATGGAATGGGAGCGGGCGATAAGTAATCACCATCCTCGGCCAAAGCCCTGTAGAATATCATTCAAAAGTATTGAAGAAGTTTGAATCGATCTATCTTCTGGTCTGCTTTAAGCTACTTCATACCTCTCAAAAAGTGGGCAGTATAAGGTCAGTAATTCTTTTATATTTAGTAAATATATAGTTAAGACTTAACTCCATTTATCTAAACAAACAATAAGAGAAAAGCAAAACAAAGTATGAGTTAGAATTTACCTCTAAAATCATTCTCAATGAGATGGCGAAAAGTAGTAGCTTTTTTCTACCAAAGAGTTCTACCACACCCAAGCTTAGGAGACGGAAAAATATTTGGATTAAGGATATGCCTATTGGAGCaaaataaagatttttttgaaggatattggCTGATTTGAACAATAAAGGGCCGTAAAACTGGATGGTGTCAACTGCCCCAAAGATAGGTAAGATGGAAATAAATAGGGTAATAATAAGTGGTGGATGACTTAGTGGTTTTATTAGTAGTTTAGGAGAAGATTTCTTGGCCTTCTCTACCCAAAATTTCAATATTGATAGGCTCTCCTTTATATCATCCTTTCCATTCACTTTTTGGAGAATTGTTTCTGCTTCGCCTATTTTGTTTTTCTCCAACATAAATGCTGGACTTTCGGTGACAAAAAGTGATAATAAAAGGATAATCATAACTACACCTCCTACGATGCCATAAGATACCCTCCAACCCCATGATGCTTGATTTGATACAATAAGGTTCATTACATTAGCTCCTAAAGGACCAAACATCAATGCAACATTGAACAACATGGGGCATGTATATGGAGTGATCTCTTCTGCAATAGTTGGAATTACCTGGGAAAAAACAGCAAAAACATGTAAGAAATTGTATATAAGCTGGTGTGAAGGTTACAACACACAAAACTTCCTATATGACATCTGACATTCTTATAATCCAAAAATGCTTGGGTAAATTAAGATACATATTACATTAATATGGGTGGAAATTTTTGTTTTACTCAATGAAGGTACAAATAAAGCCAAAATAATTTGTTATTGGAAATTAAAATTCTTAGACAAAACAGCCTTATTTGCTTAAGTTAcactgttttttttgtttttttctttcgatGGATGATAATGGCCATGTACAGGGCTTTTAAAGTATAATAAATGATTAGTCAAAATGATTATAACAATGGAGCTGAAAATTTGACCCTTTTTTCCCGTTTTGGTGCGGAATCCTGATTTACTGGTTTAATGCAAAAAGAACCCTAAAACTACAAAGTGATTCCAAACATTAATTGGAGTGGTGATATGTGGAAATCAGTTGTCTACTCTTcgattacacacaacaatatgCCATAATTTAGATAAATCGATCAATTTGAATTTGATACATATTTTGTGAGACATACCTTGGATGCAAGTCCAATTCCAATGCTTTGCATCACGAATCCACAGCATGCAATCGAGGTGGCAGGGAACCAAGTAATCAAAATTATGCCAATGAACATCGTGAGAGATGATACTATGActgtagacctgtcaaacgggtcggtcgggtcgggttgtaaaaaattattttcgggttcgggttgaatcgggtcggtcactttcgggttcgggtttacaaatgcttgttcaagacccagaactttcgggttcgggtcgacccaacgggttgagagattttaaaacgcgcattatattttctctaatttaggtgataaatatacaaaatattggcacaatttaacaaattttcctgcACAAGTATATATTTAGTcgaattcaaccataaaatggtgtataattcaaattaaaatcatattacacacaacaattagacctgtcaaaaatcgacccgacccgaaaaccgacccgaacccgacccgaaaatactgggtcctgaacaagattttgtgacccgtaacccgattttatccgaacccgagcaacccgaaaagtaatgggtcaaaacccgaccgaacccgttttggacccgaccgattgaaaatcgttgtatttatagtaataaatgcgattatgagaaaatttaagcataataaacacgctGTTTTTACTGttattgtgtgtaatatgattttaatttgaactatacgccattttatggttgaatttgactaaatataaacttatgtaggaaaatttgttaatttgtgcccatattttgtatatttatcacctaaattaatgaaaatataatgcgcattttaaaatctctcaacccgttgggtcgacccgaacccgaaagttctgggtcttgaacaagcatttgtaaacccgaacccgaaagtgaccgacccgatctaacccgaacccgaaaataattttttacaatccGACCcaaccgacccgtttgacaggtctaacaACAATAGTAACAAAAAACGTGTTTATTATACTTAAATTTATTCATAatgtcatttattactataaatacaatgattttcaatcggtcgggtccaaaacgggttcggtcgggttttgacccattacttttcgggttgctcgggttcggacaaaatcgggttacgggtcacaaaatcttgttcaggacccagtattttcgggtcgggttcgggtcggttttcgggtcgggtcgatttttgacaggtctatatGACTGTCAGCTTCCTTCCCCACCGAGTACATAAATAGGGCGTCACGAAGATGGCCACTATTTGTAAAATGTGCAATCCAGCTATGCATGTTTGTATGCCCATGTTAAGAAAAGTACAATACTCATCAATATTTATGTGTCTTTTACGATAAAAAAGATCTTTTGATAGCCTTTTTAACAACCCATCCATGTCTATCACGTTTCCTGCGCGAGAAAAACAAATTCATCATGTCATTATGAAGATTGCAATATTGTAACTAACTGACTGCACTATTTAAATAAATACTTTCTACTTAATATGAGTAGAAAATCTCAGAGATGTGCTTAGATTACTTCTTATTCGCACATAGTCACAGTTTTCTCAAATTAGTatctttaaattaattttttttttggttatacTTCTGACCAAATTCCTTCTTTTATTGTTCTTTGCCATAATGTACAGTAAGTAGTGCTACTTATGTGGAAAAATGTGTTATAGGTTATGCATTTGTTTTGATATGCTAAGCTAAACCTTATTTGGATCGTGATGCAATAAATTGCCTCTGTTCGTTGATTTGCTGAGTTGCAATCTTATTTTTTGACATGGTTCCAATCTCAAAACGCTTTCACTAGCAACTTACCAGTTtctatgtttttaaaaaatcggcattcttgttcttttttgagGAGTAGTTGACTGCTCATTAGCTGAAATCGGACATTTGCATAGACCATAATTTAGATTTTAATGTTGTCATCTGTGTTCAGTTTGACAGTTCAGTTTTCTTTGGGATGTTCGACTTTTTCTGCAATGCTCCTTTTTAAATACTTCTTCTGTATCTTTGCTTTTTGAAAATTATACATAGTACCCTAAGTTCAAGGAAAGTTATATGTGTCATATTTGCATTTCCCTCATAAATCATCTCCTAGGTTTCCACTTTGTTCAACCTCCAGGTAAGGTTAAAGTAGGTGGATGTGAGGCGGATCTTGTTCTCTAGGATATATGGGTAGGTTCCCTTTTGCAATTGCTAGTCTTGATACCCACGCCTTCCTTGTTTATATTCACTAcatgaggatttagtgtctggATTTTTTAGTGGCGATGCATGGAATTTTCCTTTCGCTACAGACCTCTCCTTGATCGGGAGAGCTAAAGGATGTGGAGGACTCCAGGGTTTTGATGGGGTGGTTCTTCAAGGGAGTTTTGTGTAAAACTATTTTTCACGCTTATAAAAACATCCTAAATATTCACACCTTTATGTTTACAAATTTCATTTGGAAGACAAAGGTACCTCTTTAGATGAGAACGTTCGTACGTACATTACCTTTGGGAAGGATCAACATGAATGATGTGCTCTACAAACGGACCGGCCATTTTCTATTAGTGTGGTACACCAATCTTCCTTCATTTTGAGTTGGCTAATTATCTATGAAGAAGGCTTTTTGCAGTGCATAAAGAGGGTTTTCTCTCACATAGAAGAATGAATTCAAATTCATGTCTTGGGATTTGGAAGGAGGAAAGAAAAGGGAGTTGTGGCGAAATGCTATTATGCCTATTCCCTGGACCATTTGGCCGCAATTGAATGGCTTTATATTTTGAGATAATAGGTATCGTATGGGACTATGGGTTCCTTACCATCTATTTGGCACATTATCACAAGATTTTGGTATTTTCCATCTACACAAATTCTATCATTAGCTCTTATTTCTAGGATAAGATTTTAGTTGATGTAGATACACATGATGTGAGTTCTTGTGGGGTAGAGCTGTTTGCCTGATTTCCTTTAAATGTTACTTAACCAGGCTCTTTCTTGGGCTATCGGCTATCCTTTCATGAAACTAGTAGGATTGAGCTAGTAACTGTAAATATTTTgtattt contains these protein-coding regions:
- the LOC130467760 gene encoding sugar transport protein 8-like: MFIGIILITWFPATSIACCGFVMQSIGIGLASKVIPTIAEEITPYTCPMLFNVALMFGPLGANVMNLIVSNQASWGWRVSYGIVGGVVMIILLLSLFVTESPAFMLEKNKIGEAETILQKVNGKDDIKESLSILKFWVEKAKKSSPKLLIKPLSHPPLIITLFISILPIFGAVDTIQFYGPLLFKSANILQKNLYFAPIGISLIQIFFRLLSLGVVELFGRKKLLLFAISLRMILEVVMCIEFYKHSHMLRYLDFPQPMLVVGGLYVAMDAFLTPPNGWLEVSFPPETKQIGSTISITLGPLQNAITAAISVLLVCKLNRSVFFFFFLGMSLSFYS